The Bremerella cremea sequence AGGTCTTTTAACAGTGCGAGCATCGCCTAACGTCGTCAAAGAGACGTTTCGCTTTCGGTGTTCTTCAGGAAGTTGCGTCAGCCAATCCTCCGGGACATTGAGCAAGTGCCGACCTACTGCCTGAGCGATTGCCGGTGCATACAACGACTCGATATAGAGCACGATTTCGTCGTCATCTATTTCAGGGAGTCGAATTCCCTTGGCACGGGCGACCGTCCAGTCTCGGCTGATTGCGGCTCGCCAAAGAGCTTGGTTGTCTTCTGTGGGGCGAGAAGACATTAATAGTGTGGTCATTGATTTACCTCAAACCTGATTTTGCCAACGTCGTTTCTCAATGTTCCGAAAGTTGGAATGCCTACGAAGCGAAGTTAAGTAGGCTGCGAGTTTAACTAACTCATCGTCGTTTCGGTCTCCAAAGAACGAATTGACATACACAGCATTTCCGAAATTTCGCTCCACCTTTCTTGGCGTATCATCGACAATGAGTACTCGGTCCAAATTGAAGCCCTTCCGTTTAACCTTTTTCAAATCCTTCACGAAGTATCGCTGCTTGGTCTCAGGGTCAAGACGTTGGACACAATGGTCTCGACTCCAAGCAAACAACAGTTCGATGTAAGCGGGAACGATTACCTCAAGGACTGCGGACAAGTAATCTTCACCAGACGACGACCAGACTGCCAACTCAAATTCGTGCCGA is a genomic window containing:
- a CDS encoding HAD family hydrolase; this encodes MSTTEKPLLILDVDETLLFATEEPLAWQHDFRVGPYYVYLRPYLTQFWEKSRHEFELAVWSSSGEDYLSAVLEVIVPAYIELLFAWSRDHCVQRLDPETKQRYFVKDLKKVKRKGFNLDRVLIVDDTPRKVERNFGNAVYVNSFFGDRNDDELVKLAAYLTSLRRHSNFRNIEKRRWQNQV